One segment of Rosa chinensis cultivar Old Blush chromosome 6, RchiOBHm-V2, whole genome shotgun sequence DNA contains the following:
- the LOC112171233 gene encoding 3-ketoacyl-CoA synthase 17, with protein sequence MLTFLHLLFYYSTLSLSCIWLLFISSLYYYSSRPNPVFLLDFSCFKPDSNQKCNLQSSQSFVRRTNRFTNESEEFMRKIFLKSGLGEETYAPKFVFQSNPEAKLESVMDEAQQGMFSAVSSLLSKTGIQPSLINSLIVTSGSFSPVPSLSSLIVNRFKLKPDVKTYNLSGMGCSSGVISIDLAANLLKKSKEIGYALVVINESISLNWYFGDSRPMLVTNCIFRVGSAAALITNDPSCRRVAKMELVQSLRTHHGASDRAYKAAFQEEDDKGNLGFALTKDLIPVAGAYLREHIKILAPRVLPLNQLAMYAYSVICSAATSGKNSKFKPIFVPDFTTAFDHFCIHTGGKAVIEQVGRVLRLSDVLTEPARMSLHRFGNTSSSLVFYELAYFEAKRRIKKGDRVWMLAFGTGFKVGSLVWKSLSDLGQQSDNPWDDCIHNYPLK encoded by the coding sequence ATGTTAACTTTCCTCCATTTGCTCTTCTACTATTCCACCCTTTCTTTGTCCTGCATTTGGCTTCTTTTCATTTCAAGTCTTTACTACTATTCCTCTCGTCCCAACCCCGTCTTCCTCCTCGACTTCTCCTGCTTCAAACCAGATTCTAACCAAAAGTGCAACTTGCAATCCTCCCAATCCTTCGTGCGCCGCACAAATCGCTTCACCAATGAAAGCGAAGAATTCATGCGTAAAATCTTCCTCAAATCCGGTCTGGGAGAAGAAACCTATGCTCCAAAGTTCGTTTTCCAATCCAACCCCGAAGCCAAGTTAGAGTCCGTCATGGATGAAGCTCAGCAAGGCATGTTCTCAGCCGTGAGCTCACTCCTTTCCAAAACGGGCATCCAGCCATCTCTCATCAACTCCTTGATCGTGACAAGTGGCAGCTTCTCTCCGGTACCCTCTCTCTCCTCGCTGATCGTCAACCGTTTTAAGCTCAAACCCGACGTAAAAACCTACAATCTAAGTGGCATGGGGTGTAGCTCTGGTGTGATATCAATCGATTTAGCTGCTAACTTACTAAAGAAGAGCAAAGAGATTGGATACGCCCTGGTGGTTATAAACGAGAGTATTAGTTTGAATTGGTATTTTGGTGATAGTCGTCCCATGCTTGTAACCAACTGCATTTTTCGGGTTGGTTCTGCTGCGGCGTTGATTACCAACGATCCAAGTTGTCGCCGAGTCGCGAAGATGGAACTCGTTCAATCTCTTCGAACTCACCACGGAGCAAGCGACCGAGCATATAAAGCTGCATTTCAAGAGGAAGATGACAAGGGCAACCTCGGTTTTGCTCTGACCAAAGATTTGATTCCAGTTGCAGGGGCCTATTTACGTGAGCACATCAAGATTCTGGCTCCccgagttctaccactgaatcAACTTGCTATGTACGCCTACTCGGTCATTTGTTCTGCAGCAACATCGGGGAAGAACAGCAAGTTCAAACCAATATTCGTTCCGGATTTCACCACTGCTTTTGACCATTTTTGTATCCATACCGGTGGGAAAGCGGTGATCGAGCAGGTGGGGAGGGTTCTGCGACTGAGTGACGTGTTGACTGAACCGGCTCGGATGAGTTTGCACCGATTTGGGAACACTTCCAGTAGTCTAGTGTTCTATGAGTTGGCTTATTTTGAAGCCAAACGGAGAATTAAAAAAGGAGATAGGGTGTGGATGTTGGCGTTTGGGACTGGTTTTAAGGTTGGGAGTCTTGTTTGGAAGTCACTTTCGGATTTAGGTCAACAGAGTGACAATCCATGGGATGATTGCATTCATAACTACCCATTAAAGTAA